A portion of the Flavobacteriales bacterium TMED191 genome contains these proteins:
- a CDS encoding 1-deoxy-D-xylulose-5-phosphate synthase: MSTKKFDILSNINNPKDLKSVPKSELSKLCTELREFIIDIVSKNGGHFGASLGVIELTVALHYVFDTPEDLLVWDVGHQAYGHKILTGRKDIFHTNRKKNGISGFPKRSESIYDTFGVGHSSTSIGASLGMAIASKLDNNLKRQHIAVIGDGALTGGQAFEALNHAGIENSNLLVILNDNCMSIDPNVGALKEYLLKISTSKTYNKFRDEIWDLLSNLSKIGDSAKAIVKKIEKGFKSAMLKQSNYFESLNFRYFGPIDGHNVELLEKTLQDLKNIPGPKILHCLTTKGKGYELAEKDQTKWHAPGLFDKNSGKINVNTKNVNQLTKYQDVFGKSIIELAKRNKKIIGITPAMPSGSSLKYMMKEIPERAIDVGIAEQHAVTFAAGLATQGFIPFCNIYSTFLQRGYDQLIHDVAIQNLHVVFCLDRAGLVGEDGSTHQGVFDLAYLRCIPNMIIAAPLNEIELRNLMYTAQKNHNAPFAIRYPRGKGVLNDWLVEFSKIDIGKGNKINSGDKIAVVSIGHIGNMIIDITKELQSKNINIGHFDIRFLKPLDEPMLHTVFQDYEIIITIEDGCIKGGMGSAVLEFASENNYQKRIIRFGVPDRFIEHGTPEEQRKDCGFDKHSVLKTIIELL, translated from the coding sequence ATGAGTACAAAAAAATTTGACATATTAAGTAATATTAATAATCCTAAGGATTTAAAATCTGTACCTAAGTCTGAATTGAGCAAGCTTTGTACAGAACTTCGCGAATTTATTATAGATATTGTATCAAAAAATGGAGGTCATTTTGGAGCAAGTTTAGGAGTTATTGAACTAACTGTTGCTTTGCACTATGTATTTGATACGCCTGAAGACTTACTTGTTTGGGATGTTGGTCATCAAGCATATGGACATAAAATCCTAACTGGTCGAAAAGATATATTTCACACTAATCGAAAAAAGAATGGAATTAGTGGGTTCCCTAAACGTTCTGAAAGCATCTATGACACATTTGGAGTTGGACACTCTTCTACATCAATCGGAGCTTCATTAGGTATGGCTATTGCATCTAAATTAGATAATAATTTAAAACGACAACATATTGCTGTAATTGGAGACGGAGCACTTACTGGTGGGCAAGCATTTGAAGCCTTAAATCACGCAGGAATAGAAAATTCTAATTTGCTTGTAATTTTAAACGATAATTGCATGTCCATTGACCCAAATGTTGGTGCACTAAAAGAATATCTTCTAAAGATTAGCACATCTAAAACATATAATAAATTCCGTGATGAAATCTGGGATCTATTAAGTAATTTAAGTAAGATAGGAGATAGCGCTAAAGCAATTGTAAAAAAGATTGAAAAAGGATTTAAATCTGCTATGCTAAAACAAAGTAATTATTTTGAGTCATTAAATTTTAGATACTTTGGCCCTATCGATGGACACAACGTGGAGTTATTAGAAAAAACATTGCAAGACTTGAAAAATATTCCGGGACCTAAAATACTTCACTGCTTAACAACTAAAGGAAAAGGATATGAATTAGCTGAAAAAGACCAAACAAAATGGCACGCGCCCGGACTTTTTGATAAAAATTCAGGAAAAATTAATGTCAATACCAAAAACGTAAATCAACTTACTAAATATCAAGATGTTTTTGGAAAATCTATAATCGAATTAGCTAAAAGGAATAAAAAAATTATTGGTATCACCCCAGCTATGCCGTCAGGTTCATCTCTTAAATATATGATGAAAGAAATACCCGAGCGGGCGATTGATGTTGGTATCGCAGAACAACATGCTGTTACTTTTGCAGCAGGTTTGGCTACTCAAGGATTTATTCCCTTTTGTAATATCTACTCTACTTTTTTACAGAGAGGATATGACCAGCTAATCCATGATGTAGCGATACAAAATTTACATGTAGTTTTTTGTCTTGATAGAGCAGGCTTAGTTGGTGAAGATGGGTCAACACATCAAGGAGTTTTTGATTTAGCGTACCTAAGATGCATCCCCAATATGATTATAGCTGCGCCATTAAACGAAATTGAATTGCGCAATTTAATGTATACAGCTCAAAAAAATCATAATGCCCCTTTTGCAATTAGATATCCAAGGGGGAAGGGTGTTCTTAATGATTGGCTAGTGGAATTTTCTAAAATCGATATTGGCAAAGGAAATAAAATTAATTCGGGTGATAAAATTGCAGTAGTATCAATTGGTCATATTGGTAACATGATTATTGATATTACTAAAGAATTACAATCTAAAAATATAAACATCGGTCATTTTGACATTCGATTTCTAAAACCACTTGATGAGCCCATGCTTCATACGGTTTTTCAGGATTATGAAATTATTATTACTATTGAAGATGGATGTATTAAAGGTGGAATGGGGTCTGCAGTATTAGAATTTGCTAGTGAGAATAATTATCAAAAAAGAATAATTAGATTTGGCGTTCCTGACAGGTTCATTGAACATGGAACTCCTGAAGAGCAAAGAAAAGATTGTGGATTTGACAAACATAGTGTTCTCAAGACAATAATAGAATTATTATAA